A stretch of DNA from Desmonostoc muscorum LEGE 12446:
ACTCCCTTGCCGCCCACAACTGTACGTAAGCTAGGATTACTAAATGTATCCAATTTTCCTCATGCAAAACATCTGGAGTTTGAAACTGCGTCATCAACAAACGCTGCTTGCTAAATCGCAGCATGTGTTCAATATCAAACCTTTGTCTATAGCAATGGTTTGCAACCGTAGGTGAGATTTCTCCACGTTGCTCACCTATGACAATTAACCACATTGGTTTCCAGAGAGATTGATTAGTATCATCAGTCACATGAATTCTGAGCAGAGTAAAAGGATGACAATACATTTTTTGGTGCTTGGTTCCCCTCATCAACATTTGATGCCAAGCGAGTATGGTGATGTTTAAAAGACGACCCTTACAGGTTGTCTGCTGAATTTGTGTTGTCTCGTCGGGAGAGTGCCAAGTTTCAACATCAGCTAAATTAAACCGTTCACCGTATTTTTTTGGACAACCACGTTTTTTCTTTGACTCATCAACGGGTGGAGATTGGTAGAAAATTCGATTACTACGAACTCTGGCTATCACTACCACATTTTTGTGTTTGGATTGGTCAAACAGAAATGAACGCTGACTATAGGCGCTATCTGCTACTAAGACGCACAATTTTTCCTGCCAGGGCAGTGATGAATCAGACATTACTGAGGAAATTTGTTCACTACCCACATCAACACCAGTTTTATCAAGTGATACCCTTTCTCCTGATATTGGTATTGACCAAGGGGCGGCATTCCCAGTTTCT
This window harbors:
- a CDS encoding NF041680 family putative transposase — protein: MAMPKFNNNQLIAQFQDFRQKIYNCFSSCSDACMDLLDALAGNTGANSIAELSLSPLFPRSYNSIYKAIQKSFNTNIQEKNNEEEEQEEQEKPNNLIRVVSELIKQPQQRPFYLFALDTTPHPRPYARTLAERGYIYQPNTIKGNKPINIGHSYSILSILPEKETGNAAPWSIPISGERVSLDKTGVDVGSEQISSVMSDSSLPWQEKLCVLVADSAYSQRSFLFDQSKHKNVVVIARVRSNRIFYQSPPVDESKKKRGCPKKYGERFNLADVETWHSPDETTQIQQTTCKGRLLNITILAWHQMLMRGTKHQKMYCHPFTLLRIHVTDDTNQSLWKPMWLIVIGEQRGEISPTVANHCYRQRFDIEHMLRFSKQRLLMTQFQTPDVLHEENWIHLVILAYVQLWAARELATHLPRPWERYLEQNNDKIATPSVVQRDFQRIISEIGTPARSPKTRGNSIGRVQGQVQTQRTKHPVVKKKSKSTLAKVKAA